A section of the Chryseobacterium scophthalmum genome encodes:
- a CDS encoding YcxB family protein yields the protein MTVKTHITFKDFLNFNIKNSFPRIIIFSLIILAIFGLNFSNAEYNTKEIFKSASIWFAAVFIFIIIRTYFRLKNAFYSNKKIQEEIVYTFTDEKVQTKGETFDGDFTWNTVHRVKETKDWLLIYQSKTTMNMVPKKYFSPSEIIELRNIIEKNNVKAKLRND from the coding sequence ATGACTGTAAAAACTCATATCACATTTAAGGATTTTCTGAATTTTAATATTAAAAATTCATTCCCAAGAATTATTATTTTTTCATTAATAATATTAGCCATTTTTGGGTTAAACTTTTCTAATGCTGAATATAATACGAAGGAAATTTTCAAATCTGCATCGATTTGGTTTGCTGCTGTTTTTATTTTTATCATCATCCGTACTTATTTCCGTTTGAAAAATGCTTTTTACTCTAACAAGAAAATTCAGGAAGAGATTGTTTATACTTTCACTGATGAAAAAGTTCAGACCAAGGGCGAAACTTTCGATGGCGATTTTACATGGAATACAGTCCACAGAGTAAAAGAAACCAAAGACTGGCTTTTGATTTATCAAAGTAAAACAACGATGAATATGGTTCCGAAAAAATACTTTTCACCAAGTGAAATTATAGAATTAAGGAATATTATTGAAAAAAATAATGTGAAAGCAAAACTTAGAAACGATTAA
- a CDS encoding ATP-binding cassette domain-containing protein: MSTLHIDSITISFGEKDILKDIYLSCETGNISGLLGRNGSGKSTLFQIIFGSIKGDTQYIKLNNTILQNQFDRKNRIAYLPQHSFLPKNIKIRKLIDLFCDKENSAKISQSELVQPFLNETSNTLSGGELRIVEVLLIIYSKAEFILLDEPFHSLSPKVVAEIKTIIKQQTDKGFVISDHQYHDVLDISDDIFLLSDGHLKPIKDLTELKRFNYLPKNI; this comes from the coding sequence ATGAGCACGCTTCACATCGACAGCATTACAATATCTTTTGGTGAAAAAGATATTTTGAAAGACATTTACTTAAGCTGTGAAACCGGGAATATTTCCGGGCTTTTAGGGAGAAACGGTTCCGGAAAATCAACTTTGTTTCAAATTATTTTTGGATCGATAAAAGGTGATACACAATATATAAAGCTCAACAATACGATTTTACAAAATCAATTTGACCGAAAAAACAGAATCGCCTATTTACCTCAACATTCATTTTTACCAAAAAACATAAAAATTAGAAAGCTTATTGATTTGTTTTGTGATAAAGAAAACAGTGCGAAAATTTCTCAGTCTGAATTAGTTCAACCATTTTTAAATGAGACTTCAAATACACTTTCAGGAGGAGAACTTAGAATTGTAGAAGTTTTGCTGATTATTTATTCTAAAGCAGAATTCATTTTGCTGGATGAGCCGTTTCACAGTCTTTCGCCAAAAGTTGTAGCCGAAATAAAAACAATTATTAAACAACAAACTGATAAAGGCTTTGTTATTTCGGATCATCAATATCATGATGTTTTAGATATTTCAGACGATATTTTTCTTCTTTCTGATGGTCATTTAAAACCAATTAAAGATTTAACAGAATTGAAAAGGTTTAATTATCTTCCAAAAAATATTTAA
- a CDS encoding GEVED domain-containing protein — MIKNLLYLFFVLFGTTFYHGKSIPEKAKPKFFCDLLAPANVSVTNISHTAGTVSWANDPNTSNYILRFRPVGNFPWSSPSVPGNQNFFNLNGLTTCTAYEVQVAKLCNNVPGAWSTLVVFNTKLNYCTSESANSGLMHLSNITVTPSSTGLSQMISNSAASLYTDYRPDAARKVYLTWDSANNMISATKIGAINPNAAFVTVWIDFNANGTFETSEIIMNVTSSSANVSTNTFSVPSLASVGGNVSCAVTMRVIFSNTAVINGCGNFGYGEVEDYDVYLSSEANLATTEINKSKEIGIYPNPTSDVLNISGISSDIDFEIYNSVGQKLSEGKTKNKTVNVGHLAKGIYFIVLKEKENSRFKFIKK; from the coding sequence ATGATTAAAAATTTACTGTATTTATTTTTTGTTTTATTTGGAACTACATTTTATCACGGAAAAAGCATTCCTGAAAAAGCAAAACCTAAATTTTTCTGCGATTTATTGGCTCCGGCAAATGTTTCAGTAACAAATATTTCACATACAGCAGGAACTGTTAGTTGGGCAAATGATCCGAATACTTCAAATTATATTTTGAGATTCAGGCCTGTTGGGAATTTTCCATGGAGTTCACCGTCTGTCCCCGGAAACCAGAATTTTTTTAATTTGAATGGTTTAACGACATGCACAGCTTATGAAGTACAGGTTGCTAAACTTTGTAATAACGTTCCTGGTGCATGGTCAACTTTAGTGGTTTTTAATACAAAACTCAATTATTGTACATCAGAGTCAGCAAATTCTGGTCTTATGCATCTTTCAAATATTACCGTTACTCCTTCCTCAACTGGTTTATCACAAATGATAAGCAATTCGGCCGCATCTTTATACACCGATTATCGTCCAGATGCAGCTCGTAAAGTTTATTTAACTTGGGATTCTGCAAACAATATGATTTCTGCTACCAAAATAGGTGCAATTAATCCAAATGCTGCTTTTGTAACAGTTTGGATTGATTTTAATGCAAATGGAACTTTCGAAACAAGCGAAATAATTATGAATGTTACATCAAGCTCGGCTAATGTTAGTACAAATACGTTTAGTGTTCCGTCTTTAGCTTCGGTTGGCGGAAATGTAAGTTGTGCAGTTACGATGAGAGTTATTTTTTCAAATACGGCAGTTATAAATGGTTGTGGTAATTTTGGGTATGGTGAAGTTGAAGATTATGATGTTTATTTATCATCAGAAGCTAATCTTGCAACAACGGAAATTAATAAAAGTAAAGAAATCGGTATTTACCCAAATCCAACTTCAGATGTTTTGAATATTTCAGGAATTTCATCAGATATAGATTTTGAAATCTATAATTCAGTAGGGCAGAAGCTAAGCGAAGGAAAGACTAAAAATAAAACAGTGAATGTGGGTCATTTAGCAAAAGGAATATATTTTATTGTATTAAAGGAAAAAGAAAATTCAAGGTTTAAATTTATTAAGAAATAA
- a CDS encoding endonuclease MutS2, whose translation MYINKEDLDELEFPQLLAEIAPFAYSPKTRDKILELRPMEIDEAEVSLKKTSEYLSSFESSNAIPFDEYEDIENELKVMLIENYRLENSAFIKIKTLTEQIGKLQKFFPTMPETFPNLIKDVTALEFRKEIIDKVDKVFNRFGEVKSEASPILKELRTEIQHAKKAITENFNRALFNYGQSEFLDDIRETIIDDQRVLAVKSAYKKRVAGRVLGLSKTGSITYMQPDSVVKHYFKLKESQEEEKKEIDKILRKLTAELAEFQPQLWRYQMYIFDLDLTRAKAKFAELVNGVLPKINRHRTLKLREAFHPLLFLRNKAENKTIFPQSLSLTDHNRIICISGPNAGGKSITLKTVGLLQLMIQSGILVPTHPKSEMFFFDKIMTDIGDNQSIENHLSTYSSRLKKMGGIIREADGETLLLIDEFGTGSDPELGGALAESFLEFFYDKKSFAIITTHYTNIKLVVEELPNAQNAAMLFNEETLEPMYKLEIGQAGSSFTFEVAEKNKIPRFIIHSAKKKVEHDIVNLDKTIVKLQQEKYEVEKLKTDLAERKESVEDKRDNLQKLNEQLQQKLFNFQKLYEDEHRKLQFGTKIESFIDSYVKGKSRKDVVKDFVKILEQEKFRKIGADKDESKRLQVVKRKITQQLKKEEVIEKITETNEKIEEKRKVDRAVWMKEGQRVRITGSTSVGTIEKISRNKVTVNYGTFKTMIDADELERI comes from the coding sequence GTGTATATAAATAAAGAAGATTTAGACGAATTAGAATTTCCGCAATTACTCGCGGAAATTGCTCCTTTTGCATATTCTCCGAAAACGAGAGATAAAATCCTTGAACTTCGTCCAATGGAAATTGACGAAGCTGAAGTTTCATTAAAAAAAACTTCCGAATATTTATCGAGTTTTGAAAGTTCGAATGCGATTCCGTTTGATGAATATGAAGATATTGAGAATGAACTAAAAGTAATGCTGATCGAGAATTATCGATTGGAAAATTCTGCTTTTATCAAAATAAAAACGTTAACGGAGCAAATCGGGAAACTGCAGAAGTTTTTTCCAACCATGCCCGAAACTTTTCCCAATTTGATAAAGGATGTTACTGCATTAGAATTTAGAAAAGAAATTATTGATAAAGTTGATAAAGTTTTTAACCGTTTTGGCGAAGTAAAAAGTGAAGCTTCCCCAATTTTGAAAGAGTTGAGAACTGAAATTCAACATGCTAAAAAAGCGATTACAGAAAATTTCAACAGGGCTTTGTTCAATTACGGACAAAGTGAATTTCTGGATGATATTCGAGAAACGATTATTGACGACCAAAGAGTTTTGGCGGTAAAATCTGCATACAAAAAAAGAGTCGCAGGAAGAGTTTTAGGACTTTCAAAAACAGGTTCTATTACTTATATGCAACCGGATTCTGTAGTAAAACATTATTTCAAACTTAAAGAAAGCCAAGAAGAAGAGAAAAAGGAAATAGACAAAATTCTGAGAAAATTAACCGCAGAATTGGCAGAATTCCAACCTCAGCTTTGGAGATATCAAATGTATATTTTCGATCTTGATTTAACGAGAGCAAAAGCCAAATTTGCAGAGCTTGTTAACGGAGTTTTACCGAAAATCAACCGTCACAGAACACTAAAATTAAGAGAAGCTTTTCACCCTTTATTGTTTTTGAGAAATAAAGCTGAAAACAAAACTATTTTCCCACAATCATTAAGTTTAACAGATCATAACAGAATTATCTGTATTTCCGGACCGAATGCAGGAGGAAAATCTATTACGCTGAAAACTGTAGGGTTGCTTCAATTGATGATTCAAAGCGGAATTTTAGTTCCAACGCATCCGAAATCTGAGATGTTTTTCTTTGATAAAATCATGACCGATATTGGCGATAATCAATCTATTGAAAATCATCTTTCGACCTATTCGTCAAGATTAAAGAAAATGGGCGGAATCATTCGTGAAGCCGATGGAGAAACCCTTTTACTGATCGATGAATTCGGGACCGGTTCTGATCCTGAATTGGGTGGTGCTTTAGCTGAAAGTTTTCTGGAATTTTTCTATGATAAGAAGAGTTTTGCGATTATTACAACGCATTACACGAATATTAAACTGGTTGTGGAAGAACTTCCGAATGCGCAAAATGCGGCAATGCTTTTCAATGAAGAGACGCTTGAACCGATGTACAAACTGGAAATCGGACAAGCCGGAAGTTCATTTACTTTTGAAGTTGCTGAAAAGAATAAAATCCCAAGATTTATCATTCATTCTGCCAAGAAAAAGGTGGAACATGATATTGTGAATTTAGATAAAACGATTGTAAAGCTTCAACAAGAAAAATACGAAGTTGAAAAACTGAAAACCGATCTTGCCGAAAGAAAAGAATCGGTGGAAGACAAGCGTGACAATCTGCAAAAACTGAATGAGCAGCTTCAGCAAAAGTTATTCAATTTTCAGAAATTGTACGAAGATGAGCACCGTAAACTTCAGTTCGGAACCAAGATTGAATCTTTCATTGACAGCTATGTAAAAGGAAAATCGAGGAAAGATGTTGTGAAAGATTTCGTGAAAATTCTGGAGCAGGAAAAATTCAGAAAGATTGGTGCAGATAAAGATGAATCTAAGCGTCTTCAGGTCGTAAAAAGAAAAATTACCCAACAACTGAAGAAGGAAGAGGTTATCGAAAAAATTACCGAAACCAATGAAAAAATCGAGGAAAAACGTAAAGTAGACCGCGCAGTCTGGATGAAAGAAGGGCAACGTGTGAGAATTACCGGAAGTACAAGTGTGGGAACGATTGAGAAAATATCTAGAAATAAGGTAACAGTAAATTACGGAACGTTTAAGACAATGATCGATGCTGACGAATTGGAGAGAATTTAA